A region from the Rosa rugosa chromosome 6, drRosRugo1.1, whole genome shotgun sequence genome encodes:
- the LOC133718580 gene encoding (-)-alpha-pinene synthase-like isoform X1, translated as MSIQVGPTVELQNTMPEIARPMTSFQPGISIDVFIDCHSLDSITHARMQQQIDELKVLVKGEVFASYDVSYQLKLIDEIQRLGVAYHFETEIDEALENIYVKYHDDGDVDLYNVSLRFRLLRQHGYNVSSDIFSKFKDANGYFKESLIVDILAILCLYEATHLRVHGEEILEEALVFTTTHLESAISGVSYPLAAKISQALERPLRRGVERLCARNYIPIYQATTPHNETLLKLAKLDFNLVQSLHKEELSELSRWAKELGFEKNLPSVRLRIVEAFLWMVGMYFEPRYSVGRIIATKLGFLAIILDDIYDACGTFEELKILREAIDRFDVNYCMNGLPRYMQVFYHSLLKTMNEVEEELEKQGISYRVHYAKQVLKDIARDYLVEAQWLHEGCTPCLEEYMHVRVPSVGACLTIVFCLLGMEETITKETFEWILKYPKSVWASSLIFRLMDDIVGSKYKKQKGDVASTIECYIKQYGVSEKETIDVFNKQIVDAWKDMNEDLLRPNVVPMRALKLSVNFARVFDLFYKEEDELTYVGKVAKRSVAALFVDPLPLE; from the exons ATGTCGATCCAAGTTGGTCCAACTGTTGAGTTACAAAACACCATGCCTGAAATTGCTCGTCCAATGACAAGTTTTCAACCAGGCATTTCCATAGATGTGTTCATCGACTGTCACTCCCTCGACAGC ATAACTCATGCCCGTATGCAACAGCAAATTGACGAACTGAAAGTATTAGTGAAGGGAGAAGTTTTCGCATCATATGATGTTTCTTATCAGCTGAAATTAATTGATGAAATCCAACGCCTAGGCGTGGCATACCATTTTGAAACAGAAATAGATGAAGCACTAGAAAATATCTATGTTAAATACCATGATGATGGTGATGTCGACCTATACAATGTTTCTCTTCGTTTTCGTCTGCTAAGACAACATGGATATAATGTTTCATCTG ATATATTCAGCAAATTTAAAGATGCAAACGGTTACTTCAAGGAAAGCTTAATTGTTGATATCTTGGCTATCCTATGCTTGTATGAGGCAACACATCTTAGGGTTCATGGAGAAGAAATACTAGAAGAAGCTCTTGTTTTCACCACCACCCACCTTGAATCAGCGATAAGTGGTGTAAGCTATCCACTAGCTGCAAAAATATCTCAAGCCCTAGAGAGGCCTCTGCGTAGAGGTGTAGAGAGGTTATGTGCCAGGAATTACATACCAATCTACCAGGCCACGACTCCGCATAACGAAACCTTACTGAAACTTGCGAAGTTAGATTTCAATCTGGTTCAATCTTTACACAAAGAGGAGCTTAGTGAGCTTTCAAG GTGGGCGAAAGAACTAGGCTTTGAAAAGAATCTTCCTAGCGTAAGGCTTAGGATTGTGGAGGCTTTCTTGTGGATGGTGGGAATGTATTTTGAACCCCGATACTCGGTTGGAAGAATAATCGCAACAAAACTGGGTTTTCTAGCTATAATATTGGATGATATCTATGATGCATGTGGTACATTCGAAGAACTCAAGATACTTCGTGAAGCAATTGACAG gTTTGATGTCAACTATTGCATGAATGGTCTACCACGATACATGCAAGTATTCTATCATTCACTTTTGAAGACTATGAATGAAGTTGAGGAAGAGCTAGAAAAGCAAGGAATATCGTACCGAGTCCACTACGCAAAACAAGTT TTGAAGGATATAGCTAGAGACTACCTTGTTGAGGCCCAATGGCTCCATGAAGGATGTACCCCATGCCTGGAGGAGTATATGCATGTCAGAGTGCCTTCTGTTGGTGCTTGTCTGACTATAGTCTTTTGTTTACTTGGAATGGAAGAAACTATTACCAAGGAAACATTTGAGTGGATTTTGAAGTACCCTAAAAGTGTTTGGGCTTCAAGCCTTATTTTTAGGCTCATGGATGACATTGTGGGGAGTAAG tataagaaacaaaaaggggATGTTGCTTCTACTATTGAGTGTTACATAAAGCAATATGGGGTCTCCGAGAAAGAGACTATCGATGTGTTTAACAAACAAATTGTGGATGCATGGAAGGACATGAATGAGGATTTACTTCGACCAAATGTTGTGCCAATGCGTGCGCTTAAGCTCAGTGTTAATTTTGCAAGAGTTTTTGATCTCTTTtacaaagaagaagatgaactcACATATGTTGGGAAAGTAGCAAAACGGTCTGTTGCTGCACTTTTTGTTGATCCATTGCCACTCGAATGA
- the LOC133718580 gene encoding (-)-alpha-pinene synthase-like isoform X2 yields the protein MSIQVGPTVELQNTMPEIARPMTSFQPGISIDVFIDCHSLDSITHARMQQQIDELKVLVKGEVFASYDVSYQLKLIDEIQRLGVAYHFETEIDEALENIYVKYHDDGDVDLYNVSLRFRLLRQHGYNVSSDIFSKFKDANGYFKESLIVDILAILCLYEATHLRVHGEEILEEALVFTTTHLESAISGVSYPLAAKISQALERPLRRGVERLCARNYIPIYQATTPHNETLLKLAKLDFNLVQSLHKEELSELSRWAKELGFEKNLPSVRLRIVEAFLWMVGMYFEPRYSVGRIIATKLGFLAIILDDIYDACGTFEELKILREAIDRFDVNYCMNGLPRYMQVFYHSLLKTMNEVEEELEKQGISYRVHYAKQVYKKQKGDVASTIECYIKQYGVSEKETIDVFNKQIVDAWKDMNEDLLRPNVVPMRALKLSVNFARVFDLFYKEEDELTYVGKVAKRSVAALFVDPLPLE from the exons ATGTCGATCCAAGTTGGTCCAACTGTTGAGTTACAAAACACCATGCCTGAAATTGCTCGTCCAATGACAAGTTTTCAACCAGGCATTTCCATAGATGTGTTCATCGACTGTCACTCCCTCGACAGC ATAACTCATGCCCGTATGCAACAGCAAATTGACGAACTGAAAGTATTAGTGAAGGGAGAAGTTTTCGCATCATATGATGTTTCTTATCAGCTGAAATTAATTGATGAAATCCAACGCCTAGGCGTGGCATACCATTTTGAAACAGAAATAGATGAAGCACTAGAAAATATCTATGTTAAATACCATGATGATGGTGATGTCGACCTATACAATGTTTCTCTTCGTTTTCGTCTGCTAAGACAACATGGATATAATGTTTCATCTG ATATATTCAGCAAATTTAAAGATGCAAACGGTTACTTCAAGGAAAGCTTAATTGTTGATATCTTGGCTATCCTATGCTTGTATGAGGCAACACATCTTAGGGTTCATGGAGAAGAAATACTAGAAGAAGCTCTTGTTTTCACCACCACCCACCTTGAATCAGCGATAAGTGGTGTAAGCTATCCACTAGCTGCAAAAATATCTCAAGCCCTAGAGAGGCCTCTGCGTAGAGGTGTAGAGAGGTTATGTGCCAGGAATTACATACCAATCTACCAGGCCACGACTCCGCATAACGAAACCTTACTGAAACTTGCGAAGTTAGATTTCAATCTGGTTCAATCTTTACACAAAGAGGAGCTTAGTGAGCTTTCAAG GTGGGCGAAAGAACTAGGCTTTGAAAAGAATCTTCCTAGCGTAAGGCTTAGGATTGTGGAGGCTTTCTTGTGGATGGTGGGAATGTATTTTGAACCCCGATACTCGGTTGGAAGAATAATCGCAACAAAACTGGGTTTTCTAGCTATAATATTGGATGATATCTATGATGCATGTGGTACATTCGAAGAACTCAAGATACTTCGTGAAGCAATTGACAG gTTTGATGTCAACTATTGCATGAATGGTCTACCACGATACATGCAAGTATTCTATCATTCACTTTTGAAGACTATGAATGAAGTTGAGGAAGAGCTAGAAAAGCAAGGAATATCGTACCGAGTCCACTACGCAAAACAAGTT tataagaaacaaaaaggggATGTTGCTTCTACTATTGAGTGTTACATAAAGCAATATGGGGTCTCCGAGAAAGAGACTATCGATGTGTTTAACAAACAAATTGTGGATGCATGGAAGGACATGAATGAGGATTTACTTCGACCAAATGTTGTGCCAATGCGTGCGCTTAAGCTCAGTGTTAATTTTGCAAGAGTTTTTGATCTCTTTtacaaagaagaagatgaactcACATATGTTGGGAAAGTAGCAAAACGGTCTGTTGCTGCACTTTTTGTTGATCCATTGCCACTCGAATGA
- the LOC133718443 gene encoding probable rhamnogalacturonate lyase B: MAMADNRQRYMPLPDDRLPPRGQPLAYPEAVLLVNPIEPDLKGEVDDKYQYSCDNKDSRVHGWICADPPVGLWQITPSNEFRSGGPVKQNLTSHVGPTTLAVFLSAHYSGDDLVPKFAAGEYWKKVFGPVFMYVNSEYAGNDPLISLWEDAKIQMMIEVQSWPYSFPASEDFPKSDQRGDVSGRLLIRDGYISDDYISANGAYVGLAPPGDVGSWQRECKDYQFWTTTDEDGYFSINDIRTGDYMHG, translated from the exons ATGGCCATGGCAGATAACAGGCAAAGATACATGCCGTTGCCTGATGACCGTTTACCACCCAGAGGCCAACCCCTGGCATATCCCGAGGCAGTTCTACTCGTCAATCCTATCGAGCCTGATCTTAAAGGAGAA GTGGATGACAAGTACCAATACTCATGTGACAACAAGGATAGCCGGGTACATGGGTGGATATGCGCTGATCCGCCGGTGGGATTGTGGCAAATTACACCCAGCAACGAGTTCCGATCTGGTGGACCTGTGAAGCAAAACCTTACCTCTCATGTTGGCCCTACCACCCTTGCG GTGTTTCTAAGCGCTCATTATTCCGGAGACGATCTGGTGCCAAAATTTGCAGCTGGTGAATATTGGAAGAAAGTTTTCGGCCCTGTTTTTATGTATGTCAATTCGGAATATGCAGGAAATGACCCGTTGATTTCGCTATGGGAGGATGCTAAAATACAa ATGATGATTGAAGTCCAAAGCTGGCCATACAGCTTCCCAGCGTCTGAAGATTTTCCCAAGTCGGACCAACGTGGTGACGTTAGTGGTAGACTACTTATCCGAGACGG ATATATTAGCGATGATTATATATCAGCCAATGGTGCATATGTCGGGTTAGCCCCGCCAGGAGACGTTGGGTCATGGCAAAGAGAGTGCAAG GACTATCAATTTTGGACAACAACAGACGAGGATGGCTACTTTTCTATCAATGACATACGGACTGGTGATTATATGCATGGGTAG